The nucleotide sequence TTCTGCCATGGCTAGCTCCTTTGATGTACATGTACTCAAGTTCGTCAAACTTGGATAACTACGTTTGTTATCTCCTACTGATCTCAAAAGATGTAAGAGTCGCTCGTCATAGGCTCATGGCTGACGCAGAACCGGAGCACTCGTGTGGTTATTGAATACTAATAACAGTCATTATGCCATAATCTCCTTTCTTCTCGCATGTATAGACTCAAAAGGCTAGCATATAGCATATATAACAGCTAGGCTTATGTGATCTGCGTTGCACACTGCTGCTGGCTTCAGTACTTGCAAGTCTGCTCTCATGCATGGATGGACTCATCTCCTCCACTTTGGCCTTGGGCACTGGCCGGCATCAATAGATAATGCATTTGCACACACCTGGATAAGCTTTTCTTTGCTTGCTTCATATGCAATGGAGGACAGCTCCAACATATACCCCTCATTCCCTCAAGACACACTTGGAAAGTTTTCCTCTTCTCCAGTTCTCCCTTGAGgggtgttctattctttctttctttctttctttttaaaaaaaggaAAATGTTTTTTTACCAACACAAGATCACAACAAAAAATGTCACGTCTTGTTCTTCATCATGCAAGCATAAAACCACCATGATTCGTATTTAAGCACAAATGTCCACTCAGCCCTCCACTCAAAAGCCACAACACGGCCTGATTTAGATTATTTTAGTGTAGATGCTTAGCAAGATGGCATACTTTTCTCAGCATTCCCTACTTGATCCTGCAAAGACATACTGACAATTTGCACAGTGAGGGCATCCTTGATTATTCAGCGCGTATGTCCTCGTATGAGCTGGCCCTGCTTATCAAAACCCCCAATCTCGCCTGCCCCGGCTTCTATGTGGATTATAATTCTCAAGCAAGCAAGCATTGACTTGCATCCCGGCCCCATCATTGCAAGTACAGACAGATGAGCCCCGGTGCATGTTCCCAGCCACATTGTTTAGTCAGCAGCATATTTCGCATATCGCCATCGTTACCGCGTTCCTTTAATCGGCGAGGAGGATTATAATCACATCCTTTCGCATATTTACATTACGTTCTAAGATCGACGGATCATGGATATGACAAGGACAAAAAGTCTTGTTGCCGGTGAAGTTGTTAAACTGGGGTGTGGAGAGTTCAGTTCAGACTTGAGGGGGGCTCTCATTTACAGTTTTAGAGAGTTTCAGACAAAAGATTGCGCCTTTTACCTGTGTGTTATTAAAAAAGTTTAATTACACACAAACCATTAAAAAAGTTGACTGCACACAGCCGTCACTGCTCTAAACTTCTTTTAGAGGCCATTCCGTCCTTGTTAATAGCCCTTACATGTGGGACCCATTAAGTGAAATTCTCCATATTGTCCTTAGCGTTGTGGGTGGCGGAAATTCACCTCTGCCGAGCGCGCGGTCCGCAGGCGGCGTGTCCTCTCCTCACAGCGGAAACTGAAGAAGCAAAACCCTTCGGTCGGCGGCGCCGCCACGAAGAGCCGAAGCCTTCCGGCGGCGAGCGAAATCCAAGCGCGTGCGTGGTTGCACGCACGGCCCAGGGAATGAATCCGGCCGGACGACCCGGAGGCCCGCGCCGCTGGTGGTGTGGTAGGAGCGGTAGCGGAGAAGCGAAAGGAAATGGAAAGCGGCGGATGCCAGGCGGGCCGCGCGACCTGTGCTGTGTGCAGGCTGGCGTGCGGCGGTTTCCTGAAGCCGGGAGCACGCAAGGCGAAGGCGACAGGTGGAGGAAGGACGCGGACGCGCCTCGCACCGCGTGCCTGCGCTTTTGTTTATGGCAATGGTGGTGGTAGTGGTTAGGCTAAGGACGGCGAGAGGAGGAAGAGGTCGCGGGGTGGAGGGACGGGAACGGGTcagccctcctccctctccggctGGCTGCCGGCGGCGCATGTCTCATAGCAGGGGGTAAGGATGGCAGCGGATCAGGTTCGGggcggatatccgcgggtttcgatTTCAGTTCTCGGTTTTCGTCCACGGATTTGCGGGTTCGGATATCCAAAATACCGTGGGTTTGGGGCAGATTCTTTAATTCACCCGTGGAGCTCCATCGGGCCCCCGAAACTTTCGGCCCACCAGAAGCCCAACTACCGACCCTAACTATAtaagggatgaaaacggatcggatacggacggatatcaccgatattacatttgttttcatatttctgtccagattcggattcgaatacggatagtgtcaactatgtcggataagatacgattggatatcgacatcataaatatgtgatttgagtattcggatacggatacggtatcggatgttggacatccggactcggatacggacagatctcaacccctctaaacggattcggtttcgaatacggtcggaaaatatccgtaccgttttcatcaaCTGGAATCCATCAGCCCTCAACCCTCATCCGCCCGCACCTAGGCGCAGTCCCGCACCGCACGGTGGCCGCACGCCCGCACCCACCCGACGCCCCGAGCCCCCGACGAGCGACCTCGGCGCCTCGCCAGTCCGCGACCTCACTGgctttttctctctccctcgtcCCCACGGTGGATCCGTGACCCCAACGGCGGGCACATGGCGGACTCTACCGGCAGCGAGGAGCTGCAACGGCGGCAGGCGCATGAGCAGGCTCTACCGGCAGCGATGGACTGACACATGGCGGCTATGGCGGCGGGCGTGCCCTGTAActcctctggtgttacgagctcgtttagcaccgtgatttaggcctaagtaaaatttttgaaacgagtttctaggaatttttgatttaaaatataCTTGATGCGATAAACGAATCCCATGTGACTtggttttgtggactcaaataaacgcctaagttaaattactcagtgcgtaaagatatttaggaatgtcgaacgacgattctagcgaacggtttgttctgttagattaagcatgaaaagcaacttttataaataataaaatccattaataaatagaacgatatatatatataagcatgAACGGGCAcaggtttattttgataagcacgaactgacgagagagAGAGCGCAGCGGCTTCGTTTATTTTTCTGGCGTACAGCGTACTCGTTGCATGATATTTATTACCGTCACGTCTCTCGTCGTGGCTCTGCAGTGCTCTGCACCATGACGTGTTCGTTTGCCTGCACCCCTGTCCTTCTCTCCCTCGCTTGCGCCGCGTCCGATATTTTTATGTGAGCGCCAGTCGCACCGAGCATTCAAGCAGCAGAAGGTCCTTTTCTTTTCCCCGCTCTCTCTCGCGCGCCTGCTTTTCAATGCCTCTTGTCTTTGTCTGTCTCACTACCAGTTCCATTGCTTCACCCTGTGCCTCTTGGCGTGCTCTTTGCTctctgccttgcttgtctctTCTCCTCTTTTTCTCTCTATCAGACAAGCAGGTTAGGGCCATTACCGCCTGAGCAAAGCACGCACGCAACCACCTTGTCGCGTACGTCATGGCACTCCAAGCCGACCGAGCCTCGCGTTGCTTCCCTTCCCTCCCTTTTCTTCTCTGCTGTCGATGGGAGGCGTCCCAACTCCGGCTCGCCCTCCTTGCTCTCTCGCTCGGCTCCCTCGTGTGCTTGCCTCGCGTGGCGCCCCTACCACCAAGCCGCCCCGCGAGCGCGCGCTGCTTGTCCCGCTGCCGCCCGAGCACGCGCCACCCCTTCCTTTCCCGCGTAGGAGCCGTAGTCCCAGCCCCTGCATTTCCCCCATGCagccgctcttctccctctcaCCTAGGCCTGCCGCGGCTCCTTCCGTCTCCCCACGCGCCGacgccccctcctcttcctccccacgctGTCCCGCACCGCGTCCCCATCGTGATGCGCCACCACGCCACCTTCCCTGCTCTCTGCCCTCCCGTGCGCCGTGCCCGCAGCATGGTCTTGCTGCTCCAtggcgcctcgccgtcgtcgccttCGCCAACCGCGTCATCACCGTCCTCGCCTGAGCATGGCAGCGGCCGCAACTGCGTACTCCGTGCCCGCCTTCGCCTGTTGTGGCCACATGCCACCGCGCCGTGCCTTGCGCCCACATCGCCTGGAGCCGCCCGACCAGCGCCGTTGCGCGCTGAGGTCGCCGTGTCGCGCCTCGCAGCGTCCCTATCGTCGTCTGCTTCCACCGTCGTCACTGCACGCGCGAGCACGCCATGCCCGCCCGGTGCCGGAGCTTGTCTCACCGGCCGTCGTGCCCCGCAGCCGCCTAGATACGATGTTTCCGCCGCCGGTCGGTGCTTGCACTGCTTTGGAGGATGAAGAAATTGGTGAGAATCCAAGAAGAAGCTTTATACAGGGTTCTTATTACGAAATACGTGACTCAAGTAAATAGTGATTATGTCCTGCGGATTAGTTTTAAGAAAACCCAAGGGCCTCATCGCAAAAGTTCTACCGCCGTCTTACCCTGGCCGAGTAGGCCGGCTTGATGGGCCGCTCGCGCCGCGCGCTGCGCCGGCCTGTCTTTGCCGCGCCCCCCGCCTAGGCCGTCCGCGCCGCTGCCTGCGCGCCTAGGCCGCCGCTGCGCGCGCAACCGTGTCCGAGTGGACCGGCCATTCTGGCTGGTAGGCCACCACGCGCCTGCGGGCCGAGTTTAGCCACCCGGGCCTTGTCTGGTTGCGTTGTTTTGGTTTTGTTACTTTAGTGTCTTTCtaaaattgaaaataaagtgtagaaaattataaaaatgtcaaaccagttttgttgagttactaaaatcatgatctacctgttagtatattttgttcacatagtgtggtaatattcttggaagctatataattaatttaaggtacttaatattataaaaatataaatttatagaaattgttgtgacaaattggtaatagtgttgaatctgaaatttttatagtaggctcctagcaatattagatactcactgtaatttttgtagctccagaataattagtttgctagatagataatgatgccctatttcgaataaagattaaattgatagaatggggtaaagaaacaccttgggtttatataactaaaatatttgttgggaaataataaCTTatccgacaacatgtatatgtagcctaagtacagtcgtcgttagaactagcccgttaacttgataggcgtaaatcatattttacgTGTCATGATTATAatcgattaattacgtctttgcatttcatcgcattgcatatcataataggggcgtcgatggatcacggagtcatcgggagttgttAGAGAAATAGTGCTTTTGGAGATCGgtcgccatgatggaatgctaacttctgattaaatcttacccagacaagccctggtgcataacccctacttttctacactttaaattatatttgtgcattaagttttaaggagttgaatggaacccacttgcatatatatatcttatcatatgagtcttactagtataataggatcgtgtagattgctatgctacaggactccagtaGAATTCGAGTGGTTGctgtcactcgtgagatataggaaatatattactgtattattatcacctggaaaatataaatggtggaaaggaaaaatggtgaccgggcagggatatgggtttggtattggtgggtgtaaggggttgtgtcgccgcggacgcgaggcataacttggttacactgctttccctggctgtgtcggttaaggaccggccattgtatAAGACTCGAGGCAAgtcagacttattatcccgagcacatatttgggtatgggcacttggaagacttgttgctctcttgttgtggatccggctcttttcggaccgactgtcttagtggtttttgggttaggaggtccttgcaccgtactaagtccgggactcaggggcggatgcttggagtcccagtttggacagggacctagacaccgaggacaggagggtgatgggttggtcctgcttatgcccgggatacaagcagggcgtgtgtttttgaggtacccaactaggggcattgattcgcgaatagCCGGTCAATCCGGTACAGCTTGGTTtgtgcctagcaccgtagtaagaactgaaagatgaaagataaaaaaagaaaatctgattgcttaccacctgattgaaagtagtacaggtgcttacatagaatgattagtttatgaaccaatgcggctattaataaaaatcgaatataagaacgtacttttagtaatgctcctgcagatgcaataaacccatcagccagatagccttgcatatcattggagtcttttcttttctcctgtcagataagtcttgctgagtataattgagtactcagggttttattccccctgttgcaggtgacaggtggatgctaaagatgactcttgtgtgtggattcctcctggtgggctcagagaggatttacTTTACGCTgcaatcatagtttttatttataactcttactaaatatttttataaatgaaagttttataatatgttgtcctCGTTcacatatcaatacttcatcataccATGAATAtataattatttccgctgtaattctgatcacatgtttatattccgttattacattaaattgttcataactctgataatatgattatattccgctgttataataataaatgttatactctggtgtacatgtaaagtgatgtaagaaatgagtaataatgatgtaagctttattctctcatttgtgatcctgatgtaaaaatgtggatttttgggttctcccttagggtgtgcccgacggaccgcgtgatttagtgttctcccttgggtacttagtgtctaatgaaagacgagcactcctgagaggtattagattaggcggttctgccacatgccCTCTCTCCCTACAGCAGCGGCGAATTTGCCCCCTCTCTCCTGGCGGGGGCGCGGCAGCGGGCGCTCGACTCGGCGATGGCGGCTCGTCCTCTCTCAGTCTCTCTCTCGGTCGCGGACACGAAGTGCCCCCATCAGCACTCGGCGGGTTTCGGACATCCGTGGGTTTTGGTTTTGGGGATGGATTTTCATCCGAATTGGTGTTCAGGGCGGTTTCGAGTTTTAGgttcgggtttcggttttgggtgccCAGACACTCCACCTGATCTGAACCCGCCCCGTTGCCATTCTTAGCGGGGGAGAGAAGAAGGAAATGAATGCGGGGCGGGGCAAGGGTCATTAATTAACCTGGCACGTGGGCCCACGCGGCAGGGGAGATGGGTCCGCGTAGCAGTAGACGGTGGAATGGAAGAAACATGAAAGTTGGTGGGGGTTAGCTGTGCTGTGCGTGGGCCCGGGCAATCTCTGAGTCATGGGTGAGGCCAGCAGTTGGTTGGTGTTGTGCTACTGGTCCTCCATagtcaacatgttcttcatcgtCCAAGGACAACATGGATAATTTCCACATATAAGGGCTACCAAACGACGAAAAACAAACAGAACAAGGACGAAATGATTTGTAAGGCAGTGGCACTTGTGTGCGGTTAACTTTTTTAATGGTTTATatataattacaaactttttaaaTGACACACAGCTAAAAGGCTCCAAAAGATTCCTTTCCATCGCCTCCTCCATTCAGAGCAATGCAAATAGTTTACCAGTGGGTCCTAGTTTTTTAGTGCAAGATGCGAATTCGTATGCCGATTAGGTGTCTGTCCACATGCAGCTGCACCAAGTCAATTTTGCCAACCAGTATAGTTTTGCATAGCTCCTACTAGTTTATAGCTGTCGGCTAATGCTGAGAAATACTAGTggttttgaaattgatttttCTCGTAAGCGAATCGCCGTGTTTGATGCTGAGACAGgcagagaagaagaaagaggggatTAAGACGCCCCCATTCAGATCACATGGAATTGTCCTCTCTTGTAGGACATGGTTGCGTACTAAAATAGGACAGAGATATCAAGCATGATAGGACCCCCTATATCATTAGCAACCTCTAGTTTCTGTCTTTCCAAGGGGATAACGAATTCTGCTAATATATGTCACTCTCCTGTATATGGGGTAAACTATAGGTAAGCATTAGGTCATGCCTCTTTgtttttggttcttgtgcctcGCGAGCCAGCTCGAGTGCATGTTGTTACCTTCATTTTGTTTTCAATCTTTCAGAGAAGTTGCAATTGTTTGGTAGATAAATACACTTGTTAAGCGCACTGTGTCAGTACTTGCTTACTGGCGCCAGTGATCTGCTTCACTATATTTCTTTTTTTATTGAATGAGCAGTAGCAGTAGGAAAGCTTCCAGTTGGAGTTATCTGTTCTTATTTAACCTTCACAAGATGTTTCACAATTTCTGGCATTCTGCAACAGAACAGCCTATGGGAAACCTTCATTTGCAAATATTGATTCTTGTAAATCCCACAGAGCATATAACTACCACATCAAAATCTAGCTGAACTCTAGACAAATCCATAGCAGAGTAGTAAGGTGAGATTTACTTCTTTCAAAGAAAGTAACAAGGGATCCAtcagacttcatcatcatgacgCAGATTTGGCTTTGGTTCATCTGTCCTTGTATTTCTTTTTcctgccccgttcggcttaccctatattcggcttgttcggcttgttttttcagcaggaacagtgttttcctctcacaacaattcagtcagaacagtatttttcagtcagtttcagccaagatttagcaagccgaacggggatACGTGTAGTACCTGAACTAAGATTCAGCCAGTGAGGAACGCAAGAACAAGGGAAGAGAAAAGTAGTACCTGAACTAAGATTCTAAAAACAACTAGTGCCAGGAAAGGACAAAGTTATCAGGAATTCATTATGTCTAATAATGCCTTAGCTGTCAGACTTGAACCATTAGTTATCCTGCAACTGAGCATAGTATTATCGGTAGTAACCGAGTTCTTGATGTCCCGCCAAGAGGATCAAGAGAAGGACAATGGTTTATGCACTATATGACAGGGATACGTGTTGAATTGAAGGACCTGATTAGGAGCTCTAACAAGCCATTCTGCCAACTCAATTGATCTGACATTGGGTGAAAGCAGAAGCACTGTGATTGCATCCATCCAAGCTCCCCATCATTGTTGGGTTTGTGCTATGAGTAATGAGCCTGTCAGCTTCAGAGGTCATTGTTTATGCATATACCAAAggtgcatttcatttcaccgtCTTGATCCTTGCAATAACTAACACAAATCCTTTTGGATCCCAGCTAGGATGTCGTTTCTTGTGCCCATGCATGTCTCTCCGATTCATCCTTGGCCTTTCTCTAGCTCAGATGCCTCCTCCCAATGATTGCCGTCAGAAGAGGGATGGATTAGTCAGTCAGGCCCTGTCATTGCCAATCCAAGTGTCCGTCCGTTCATTGCAGGAACAGCTCATGTCAATGCCCCTCGCCATCATTGGCCAAGACGGTCTGACCTTCATAGCCCTGATTATTGGATAACAATGTTctttagtaaaaaaaaaaactggagtGAGCATTATGCTATTACCTGATCAATCACTCATCTGAAACAACAGCGTTAAATCTTGTAGTTACATTCTTTAGAACTTGTGTACAATACTTGAGTTCAGATTACTTCAATAGGAGTAACCATTATATATATCACCACCAATTACAGCGGCATTGTGGCTGCTTAAATGAAATTAAAACAGTATATGATCCTAGGGCCAGCAAGCATTCATATCATCATTAGAAGGAAACCGAAGTTTACTCAGAAACTCTCTGAGAATCTTCCTTGTGTAAGTAATGGCGAGATAGAGGTGACATCCTCTGACCAAGCTCCCCCCTCATAATCTCAAGCATGTGCACGCAGCCACCTACTCAATTCCTCTCAATTAAACTAAACCAAGAAGCAAAATGTGCCAGCCCTTTAAATCAGAAGGGGCACATGGTGCCGAGGGACTGCTACTACTGCAACAGCTCATCTTCAGAGGAAGAGGAGGCACAggcctgaagaagaagaagaagaagaaacacaAGACGGCGGTGACAATGGGGTGCCGGTCCTGCGAGAAGCCCAAGATGAACTACCGGAAGGGGCTGTGGTCTCCTGAGGAGGACCAgaggctcagggactacatcctCAAGCATGGCCTCGGCTGCTGGAGTGCTGTCCCTGCAAAGGCTGGTGAGCTgctgctattctttgttttctcctctcctctccttccaTGACAATTGCACATTGCTGCATGAGCATGACAAGCTCATGCATGCAGAAAAAGCCTGTTGCTGATGCTCAATGCTAGCCTCATCTGCAATCAGCACAGCTTAGCTTTCCATTTGCCTCTGACCCTCAAATTAGATGGTCCGAATTTGGCTTCACACCATGTTTTCAACTCCAAATTCTACCATTGTTGTGTCTGActaatttttcttcttcttttgaatgGACTTGCTTTCTCAAAGGTCTCCAGAGAAATGGCAAGAGCTGCCGCCTGCGTTGGATCAACTACTTGCGGCCCGGGTTGAAGCGTGGAATGTTCTCTCAGGAGGAGGAAGACGTTGTCATCAACCTCCAAGCCAAGCTGGGCAACAAGTAAAATTCTCTCACAACCCAATGATTTTGTAATGCAAATTTATGCTTTTAATTTCTAAGAAGGGCATGGCCTTTGAAAAACTCAGAGAAAAATGCGTTTTAGTTAACGGACTTGCTAGAAGAAAAAAGAATCTTGAACTGTTAgaagagcaagtataacatctcGCACCATATTCATGACTTCATGTTGCTGATGAATTGGTGCATACATCAGGTGGTCTCAGATTGCGATGCATCTGCCAGGGAGGACCGACAACGAGGTGAAGAACTACTGGAACTCGTACCTGAAGAAGAGGGTGATGCAGGCCCAGGGCGTGTCGTCCAACTCCAGCCCCAAGAGCCCACCCGAGCTCACCTCCATGAGCACCACCGAGCTgtcgtccatgtccatgtccatgcaCCAGCACCCGCACCACCACGTCAagaacagcggcggcggcggcggcggcggcggcggcggcaccacgACGTCGCACGACCACGACGTCAACATCAGCAGCAGCCACGCGCTGTcggcaccggcggcggcgccTCTCGCCCAGCAGCCGTTCGATCACCAGGCCCGGAGCTTCGTGTTCTCGGACTGGGCGCCGGCGGCGCCGGAGAGCTACTCGGTGTCCACGCACTGGCCCgcctccacggcgagctccggcAACGTGACGCCGTCGCACCGCGGCGGGGGCGCCTTCGGGGACCAGATGAGCGGCACCTACGGCGCCGGCGCGCTGCCAACGCACCAGGATCACCAccagagcgccgccgccgccgctggcatTGCAGGGAGTGGCTACTTTGACCTGCTCAATATGGGAGACATCTACGGTGGGTTCAGCTCCACGAACGGTGATCTGCTCTTCTGAAAGAGCTCTgaactgatgatgatgatgacgatgtcgGAGGTGTAATTAATGTGATCAGTGTTGGTGTTGTGCATGAGTGTAAGCATGAAATGCAGCGGTATACTTGTTGGATTtgttgctccttcttcttcttttgtatTTTGTAAGAAAATTATTAATTGTGATGTAGAGAACACACCCTAGGCTGGACATAATTTTTTGGTTTGCTTCTACAATATTTAATAATAAAAATACGTAACAAACCGTTTGTGAAGGTGTAAATGTGGAT is from Miscanthus floridulus cultivar M001 chromosome 7, ASM1932011v1, whole genome shotgun sequence and encodes:
- the LOC136466563 gene encoding transcription factor MYB4-like, with translation MCQPFKSEGAHGAEGLLLLQQLIFRGRGGTGLKKKKKKKHKTAVTMGCRSCEKPKMNYRKGLWSPEEDQRLRDYILKHGLGCWSAVPAKAGLQRNGKSCRLRWINYLRPGLKRGMFSQEEEDVVINLQAKLGNKWSQIAMHLPGRTDNEVKNYWNSYLKKRVMQAQGVSSNSSPKSPPELTSMSTTELSSMSMSMHQHPHHHVKNSGGGGGGGGGGTTTSHDHDVNISSSHALSAPAAAPLAQQPFDHQARSFVFSDWAPAAPESYSVSTHWPASTASSGNVTPSHRGGGAFGDQMSGTYGAGALPTHQDHHQSAAAAAGIAGSGYFDLLNMGDIYGGFSSTNGDLLF